The following are from one region of the Actinopolyspora halophila DSM 43834 genome:
- a CDS encoding DoxX family protein: MTGSAHFVLSRRFDEIVPRGLPGSPRTWTYVSGVAELACAAALAAPRTRRAGATATALLLVAVFPANVKMALDHRARNLRSRYAAYARLPIQLPLIGWALRVRRDTGR, from the coding sequence GTGACCGGCAGCGCCCATTTCGTGCTCTCCCGCCGGTTCGACGAGATCGTCCCGCGTGGGCTCCCCGGAAGCCCCCGCACGTGGACCTACGTCTCGGGAGTGGCCGAACTGGCCTGCGCGGCGGCCCTGGCCGCGCCCCGGACCCGTCGCGCGGGGGCCACCGCGACGGCGCTGCTACTCGTCGCCGTCTTTCCCGCCAACGTCAAAATGGCCCTCGACCACCGGGCCCGAAACCTCCGTTCGCGCTACGCGGCCTACGCCAGACTACCGATACAGTTACCCTTGATTGGGTGGGCGCTACGCGTACGCCGCGACACCGGTAGATAA
- a CDS encoding potassium channel family protein — MPATAVGPVKSIIRRIIGASLALAVTVLLVYFDRGGYSDTDGTPLSVLDALYYATVSLSTTGYGDIAPLSPSARLVNVLVITPLRVLFLIVLVGTTLEVLTERSRQALKIQHWRSRVRDHVVVIGYGTKGRSAVTALLGDGVEAGNIVVVDTEPAVLEAASSLGLVTVNGSGTRSDVLRVAGIPRARAVVVAPPRDDTAVLVTLTSRELAPKAQIVAAVREAENVHLLRQSGADSVVISSETSGRLLGMATSTPSVVEMFEDLLSPDLGLAIAEREVDRTEVGGSPRHLSDIVLGLVRDGQLYRVDAPEADAIEEGDRLLYVKKVASS, encoded by the coding sequence ATGCCGGCCACCGCCGTCGGTCCCGTCAAGTCGATCATACGCAGGATCATCGGGGCCAGTCTGGCTCTCGCGGTTACCGTGCTGCTGGTCTACTTCGATCGGGGAGGGTACAGCGACACGGACGGCACTCCGCTGAGTGTGCTGGATGCCCTCTACTACGCCACCGTTTCGTTGTCGACCACCGGATACGGTGACATCGCCCCGCTCTCGCCCTCGGCGAGGCTGGTGAACGTACTGGTTATCACCCCGCTGCGGGTACTGTTTCTGATCGTGCTGGTTGGCACCACCTTGGAGGTGCTCACCGAACGCTCTCGTCAGGCATTGAAGATCCAACACTGGAGGTCCAGGGTGCGCGACCACGTGGTCGTCATCGGGTACGGCACCAAGGGAAGATCCGCCGTGACCGCGTTGCTCGGAGACGGGGTCGAAGCGGGCAACATCGTGGTGGTCGACACCGAACCCGCTGTGCTGGAAGCGGCCTCCTCGCTCGGTCTGGTGACCGTGAACGGTTCCGGTACTCGTTCGGACGTTCTCCGGGTGGCAGGCATTCCACGGGCCAGGGCGGTGGTGGTGGCTCCACCCCGCGACGACACCGCCGTGCTGGTCACGCTCACCTCGCGCGAGCTCGCTCCCAAGGCGCAGATCGTCGCGGCCGTGCGGGAGGCCGAGAACGTTCACCTGCTCCGGCAGTCCGGGGCCGATTCGGTGGTCATCTCCAGTGAGACCTCGGGAAGGCTGCTCGGGATGGCGACCTCGACTCCTTCGGTTGTCGAGATGTTCGAGGACCTGCTCAGCCCCGACCTCGGGTTGGCCATCGCCGAGCGGGAAGTCGACAGGACCGAAGTCGGAGGCTCGCCCCGGCACCTTTCCGACATCGTGCTGGGTCTGGTCCGGGACGGACAGCTCTACCGGGTGGACGCCCCGGAGGCCGACGCCATCGAGGAGGGGGACCGTCTGCTGTACGTGAAGAAGGTGGCGAGCTCCTGA
- a CDS encoding ATP-dependent helicase, with amino-acid sequence MITPQRVAQALGLPEPTSEQAMVTGAPAQPALVVAGAGAGKTETMAARVVWLVANGVVTPERVLGLTFTRKAARQLADRVRARLRRLAGSGLLEEVDPSGGLRARVLAEEPTVLTYHAYAGRLVSEHGLRVPVEPGARLLPGTASWQLAHRVVSGWTADLDTDKVPATVTEHLLSLTNELAEHLVDPERVREHAERMASLVENAPPEKRQGTKPPQELQRVVAAQRLRAALLPLVEAYTARKRGEAAMDFADQMSLAARLAAEHPEVAAGERTRFAAVLLDEYQDTGHSQRVLLRNLFGSAEGDAPLPVTAVGDPAQAIYGWRGASAANLPRFTTDFPCRDEDWRATPASRYGLLTSFRNPPGILRLANVVAEPLRAAGLDVEQLRAKQDAPAADISAALLEDVRTERGWVAERVARCWRAGVEADGSPPTAAVLVRRRADMADMAEALRAEGLPVEVVGLGGLLDEPEVRDLVSALRMLTDPLAGTAAMRLLTGSRWRLGAADIAALSARAGELGERNVSGGSDSGVEDTLAAALPGERAEQAGLVDALDDPGDRQRYSEEGYRRIRRLGGELSALRQRLEQPLPELVADVERTLLLDIESMSRTDGVGRAHLDALAEVVTEFATASPTATLPALLDYLESAEHAEDGLEPGEVEVAEDRVQVLTVHAAKGLEWQLVALPHLVSGVFPGKRKSSCWLRSVTELPPELRGDGPDLPRLDLDRLEGFTRKELQRELDEHDAEFERRRLTEERRLFYVALTRSERTLLLSGHWWGEGGGKPKGPSGFLEETARELTGREDHGVLEHWAPEPDEDAENPLAEKGRSLLWPVDPLEGRRNAVVEGAELVRAELNREQEAGEQETGEPDEEAELDPEVLRWRRDVDVLLAERERGSRQERVWLPDQLSVSQLVELADSPERFARGLRRPLPAPPNPVARRGTAFHAWLERQYTSEALFEVDELPGASDESAVPDEHLERLRDAFLAGSWADRVPHRTEVPFETRIAGIVVRGRMDAVFSDSDGGWTVVDWKTGSVPDERRMSATEVQLAAYRLAWSEISGVPVESVRAAVHYVRHDRTLRPTDLLDAEGLRKLILSVPSEE; translated from the coding sequence GTGATCACTCCACAACGTGTCGCCCAGGCACTCGGACTGCCCGAGCCGACTTCCGAACAGGCCATGGTCACGGGGGCTCCGGCGCAACCGGCCCTGGTGGTGGCCGGAGCGGGCGCGGGGAAGACGGAGACGATGGCGGCACGGGTCGTCTGGCTCGTCGCCAACGGTGTCGTCACTCCCGAACGGGTGCTCGGACTGACCTTCACCCGCAAAGCCGCCAGGCAGCTGGCCGACCGGGTGCGGGCGCGCCTGCGTCGCCTGGCCGGCTCCGGACTCCTGGAGGAGGTCGATCCCTCGGGAGGACTGCGCGCGAGGGTGCTGGCCGAGGAGCCGACCGTGCTGACGTACCACGCCTACGCGGGCAGACTGGTGTCCGAGCACGGGTTGCGCGTTCCGGTCGAACCCGGCGCGCGGTTGCTGCCCGGGACGGCGTCGTGGCAGTTGGCCCACCGCGTCGTTTCCGGCTGGACCGCCGATCTGGACACCGACAAGGTTCCGGCGACGGTGACCGAGCACCTGCTCTCGCTCACGAACGAGCTGGCCGAGCACCTGGTCGATCCGGAGCGGGTGCGGGAACACGCCGAGCGGATGGCCTCCCTGGTGGAGAACGCGCCGCCCGAGAAGCGGCAGGGGACGAAACCGCCGCAGGAACTGCAGCGGGTGGTGGCCGCGCAGCGGCTGCGCGCGGCGCTGCTTCCGCTGGTCGAGGCCTACACGGCACGCAAGCGCGGCGAGGCGGCGATGGACTTCGCCGATCAGATGTCCCTCGCCGCGCGGTTGGCCGCGGAACACCCCGAGGTGGCGGCGGGGGAGCGCACGCGCTTCGCCGCCGTTCTGCTGGACGAGTACCAGGACACGGGGCATTCCCAGCGCGTGCTGCTGCGGAACCTGTTCGGCTCCGCGGAAGGGGACGCGCCGTTGCCGGTGACGGCTGTGGGCGATCCGGCGCAGGCCATCTACGGCTGGCGCGGGGCCAGCGCGGCGAACCTGCCCAGGTTCACCACGGACTTTCCGTGCCGGGACGAGGACTGGCGGGCCACACCGGCCTCCCGCTACGGCCTGCTCACGAGTTTCCGCAATCCTCCGGGAATACTGCGGCTGGCCAACGTGGTGGCCGAGCCGTTGCGCGCGGCCGGGTTGGACGTCGAGCAGCTGCGGGCCAAGCAGGACGCACCTGCCGCGGATATTAGCGCCGCCCTGCTGGAGGACGTCCGCACGGAACGCGGTTGGGTGGCCGAACGGGTGGCGCGGTGTTGGCGCGCCGGGGTGGAGGCCGACGGTTCACCGCCGACGGCCGCGGTGCTGGTTCGGCGTCGCGCGGACATGGCGGACATGGCCGAGGCGCTGCGTGCCGAGGGACTGCCCGTCGAAGTGGTCGGCCTCGGTGGTCTGCTGGACGAGCCCGAGGTGCGGGATCTGGTGAGCGCGTTGCGCATGCTGACCGACCCGTTGGCCGGCACCGCGGCGATGCGGTTGCTCACCGGTTCGCGCTGGCGCCTCGGTGCGGCCGACATCGCGGCCCTTTCCGCTCGTGCCGGGGAACTGGGTGAGCGGAACGTTTCCGGCGGCTCCGATTCCGGTGTCGAGGACACCTTGGCCGCGGCTCTGCCCGGGGAGCGCGCGGAGCAGGCCGGTCTGGTCGACGCGCTCGACGATCCGGGGGATCGGCAGCGCTACTCGGAGGAGGGCTACCGCAGGATCCGCAGGCTGGGGGGTGAGCTGTCCGCGCTCCGGCAGCGGCTGGAGCAGCCCCTCCCGGAGCTGGTCGCCGACGTGGAGCGCACACTGCTGCTGGACATCGAGAGCATGTCCCGCACCGACGGCGTCGGCAGGGCTCATCTGGACGCGCTGGCCGAAGTGGTGACCGAGTTCGCCACCGCGAGCCCCACCGCGACGCTCCCCGCGCTGCTGGACTACCTGGAATCCGCGGAACACGCGGAGGACGGTCTGGAGCCCGGCGAGGTGGAGGTCGCCGAGGACAGGGTGCAGGTGCTGACCGTGCACGCGGCCAAGGGGTTGGAGTGGCAGCTCGTGGCTCTGCCGCATCTGGTCTCCGGGGTCTTTCCCGGCAAGCGGAAGTCCTCGTGCTGGCTGCGCTCGGTCACCGAGCTCCCGCCCGAACTGCGGGGGGACGGCCCCGACCTGCCGCGGTTGGACCTCGATCGGCTGGAGGGCTTCACCCGCAAGGAGCTGCAGCGGGAGCTGGACGAGCACGACGCCGAGTTCGAGCGGCGTCGGCTGACGGAGGAGCGCAGGCTTTTCTACGTCGCGCTCACGCGTTCGGAACGAACCCTGCTGCTGTCCGGGCACTGGTGGGGCGAAGGCGGGGGGAAGCCCAAGGGGCCCTCCGGATTCCTCGAGGAGACCGCGCGGGAGCTGACCGGTCGGGAGGACCACGGTGTACTCGAGCACTGGGCCCCGGAACCGGACGAGGACGCGGAGAACCCGCTGGCGGAGAAGGGCAGGAGCCTGCTGTGGCCGGTGGACCCCCTGGAGGGGCGCAGAAACGCCGTCGTGGAGGGGGCCGAGCTGGTCCGGGCCGAGTTGAACCGGGAGCAGGAGGCAGGCGAGCAGGAGACGGGCGAGCCGGACGAGGAGGCGGAGCTCGATCCGGAAGTGCTGCGTTGGCGGCGTGACGTGGACGTGCTGCTGGCCGAGCGGGAGCGTGGTAGCAGGCAGGAGCGGGTGTGGTTGCCCGACCAGCTCTCGGTTAGTCAACTGGTCGAGTTGGCCGACTCGCCCGAACGCTTCGCGCGGGGGTTGCGGCGGCCCCTGCCCGCCCCGCCCAATCCGGTCGCGCGGCGCGGCACGGCCTTCCACGCCTGGTTGGAACGGCAGTACACCTCGGAGGCGCTGTTCGAGGTGGACGAGCTGCCCGGTGCGTCCGACGAGTCGGCCGTTCCGGACGAACACCTCGAACGGCTCCGCGACGCGTTCCTGGCCGGTTCCTGGGCGGACAGGGTTCCGCACCGCACCGAGGTTCCCTTCGAGACCCGGATAGCCGGGATCGTCGTACGTGGTCGGATGGACGCGGTTTTCTCCGATTCGGACGGTGGGTGGACCGTGGTCGACTGGAAGACCGGTTCCGTTCCGGACGAGCGGCGCATGTCGGCGACCGAGGTGCAGCTCGCCGCGTATCGGCTGGCCTGGTCGGAGATCTCGGGGGTGCCGGTCGAGTCGGTGCGTGCCGCGGTGCACTACGTGCGACACGATCGCACCCTGCGCCCGACGGACCTGCTGGACGCGGAGGGGTTGCGCAAGCTGATCCTGTCCGTGCCTTCCGAGGAGTGA
- a CDS encoding neutral zinc metallopeptidase, whose translation MPPGYRGGAPPRKRTHPAAIIIPLVCGFLLLIVMPMGIALASLTSGASASAGGGYDYSTYEYSETEDIGDTGTGENGTDYRDTTTATGSDRSGTAASPTTSATGPEPVRKTADNPIATAAVPVPDVRCDLPEWQTDPQSSQRFFRAALPCLNEAWNSVLSQAGLPFEPPELAFPGGGSWSSPCGSVSKSENVSAFYCGSNQTIYMPFAGLQTDVYGEQPGIYLGVFAHEYGHHVQQLSGIMPAWQSEAYETGGYETPEALALSRRSELQAQCFAGQYLASAERTNSLSTQAAWNGIQDGYNRGDRGNQPRDHGRPQHYGSWMEAGYKRNNTSECNTWAANASDVS comes from the coding sequence GTGCCACCGGGCTACAGAGGCGGTGCACCGCCCCGCAAGCGGACTCATCCGGCAGCGATCATCATCCCGCTGGTGTGCGGCTTTCTGCTGCTGATCGTGATGCCGATGGGAATAGCGCTGGCCTCGCTCACCTCGGGAGCGAGTGCCTCCGCCGGAGGCGGGTACGACTACAGCACCTACGAGTACAGCGAGACCGAGGACATCGGCGACACGGGAACCGGGGAGAACGGCACCGATTACCGGGACACCACGACCGCCACCGGAAGTGACCGGTCGGGCACGGCTGCCTCACCGACCACCTCCGCGACCGGACCGGAACCGGTACGCAAGACCGCGGACAACCCGATCGCCACAGCGGCCGTGCCGGTTCCGGACGTGCGGTGCGACCTGCCCGAGTGGCAAACCGATCCGCAGTCCTCGCAACGCTTCTTCCGCGCGGCGCTCCCGTGCCTGAACGAGGCCTGGAACAGCGTGCTGAGTCAGGCGGGCCTGCCGTTCGAACCTCCCGAGCTCGCCTTCCCCGGTGGCGGCAGCTGGTCGAGCCCGTGCGGTTCGGTCTCGAAGTCGGAGAACGTGTCCGCCTTCTACTGCGGCAGCAACCAGACGATCTACATGCCGTTCGCGGGATTGCAGACCGATGTCTACGGAGAACAGCCCGGTATCTACCTCGGGGTCTTCGCCCACGAGTACGGCCATCACGTCCAGCAGCTCTCCGGCATCATGCCCGCCTGGCAGAGCGAGGCCTACGAGACCGGGGGTTACGAGACGCCCGAGGCCCTGGCGTTGAGCAGGCGCAGCGAGCTGCAGGCCCAGTGCTTCGCGGGGCAGTACCTCGCCAGCGCCGAACGGACGAACTCGCTGAGCACGCAGGCCGCCTGGAACGGCATCCAGGACGGGTACAACCGCGGGGACCGGGGGAACCAGCCGCGCGATCACGGCCGCCCGCAGCACTACGGCAGCTGGATGGAGGCGGGCTACAAACGCAACAACACCAGCGAGTGCAACACCTGGGCGGCGAACGCGAGCGATGTGAGCTGA